One Equus caballus isolate H_3958 breed thoroughbred chromosome 14, TB-T2T, whole genome shotgun sequence DNA segment encodes these proteins:
- the LOC138917532 gene encoding olfactory receptor 2T29-like — MDNTMLAANNTTWSDFILMGFFSQSKHPVLLSVVIFVVFLMTLFGNTILILLVYSQAHLHTPMYFFISQLSLMDMMYISVTVPKMLMDQVMGVNEISAPECEMQKFLYLSLLGSECFLLAAMAYDRYVAICHPLHYPILMNHRVCLLLVSGCWFLGSVDGFMLTPVTMTFPFCRSREIHHFFCEVPALMKLSCSDTSLYEMLMYLCCVLMLLIPVIVISSSYTFILFTIHRMNLAEGWKKALTTCSSHMMVVTLFYGASVYTYMFPSSYHTPEKDMVVSVFYTIITPVLNPLIYSIRNKDVIGALKKMLNVGTVFQETIK, encoded by the coding sequence ATGGACAACACCATGTTGGCAGCCAACAACACCACATGGTCAGATTTCATTCTGATGGGATTCTTCAGTCAATCCAAGCACCCAGTTCTGCTTTCTgtggtcatttttgtggttttcctgatgaccttgtttggaaacacCATCCTGATCCTTCTGGTATACTCTCAagcccacctccacacccccatgtactttttcatCAGTCAACTATCTCTCATGGACATGATGTACATTTCTGTCACCGTGCCCAAGATGCTTATGGACCAGGTCATGGGTGTGAATGAGATCTCAGCCCCTGAATGTGAGATGCAAAAGTTTCTGTATCTGTCACTATTAGGTTCAGAATGTTTCCTTCtagctgccatggcctatgatcgctatgtggccatctgtcatCCACTCCATTATCCTATTCTCATGAACCACAGGGTATGTCTCCTTTTGGTGTCTGGCTGCTGGTTCCTAGGGTCAGTGGATGGCTTCATGCTCACACCTGTCACCATGACCTTCCCCTTCTGCAGGTCCCGGGAgatccatcatttcttctgtgaggtccCTGCTTTAAtgaagctctcctgctcagatacCTCTCTCTATGAGATGCTCATGTACCTGTGCTGTGTACTCATGCTCCTCATCCCAGTGATAGTCATTTCAAGCTCCTATACTTTTATCCTCTTCACCATCCACAGGATGAACTTAGCAGAGGGGTGGAAGAAGGCCTTAACCACTTGTTCTTCACATATGATGGTGGTCACCCTCTTTTATGGGGCTTCGGTCTACACCTACATGTTCCCCAGCTCCTACCACACACCTGAGAAGGATATGGTTGTATCTGTATTTTACACCATAATCACTCCTGTTCTAAACCCTTTAATCTATAGTATTAGGAATAAGGATGTCATAGGAGCtctaaagaaaatgttgaatGTGGGAACTGTCTTTCAAGAAACTATCAAGTAG